One window from the genome of Dermacentor silvarum isolate Dsil-2018 chromosome 7, BIME_Dsil_1.4, whole genome shotgun sequence encodes:
- the LOC119458410 gene encoding uncharacterized protein LOC119458410: protein MGDVDLLDSLISLYRPHLRSKRYYFRVFLRVLDLRAVKAWLLYNRNAMTNPDEHTGKLLPLAEFKMDLATSLCKAGKKQLKKRGRPSNGSVEQSIEMKKKRGPSEPTPTQDVMLGEVGHWVFWSQKRQHCKFPGFTGICMTHCSKCGNHLCYTSKNNCFFLFHTKT, encoded by the exons ATGGGAGACGTCGATCTATTGGACTCCCTCATTTCCCTGTATCGTCCCCACCTGAGGTCAAAGCGATATTACTTTCGTGTTTTTCTCCGTGTTCTTGACTTGAGAGCCGTCAAGGCTTGGTTGCTGTACAACAGGAACGCCATGACCAACCCTGATGAGCACACAGGAAAGCTCCTTCCCTTGGCAGAATTCAAGATGGACCTCGCAACATCACTATGCAAGGCTGGCAAGAAGCAGCTCAAAAAGCGAGGAAGACCTAGCAATGGGTCTGTGGAACAGAGCatcgaaatgaagaaaaaaaggggACCGTCAGAACCTACTCCTACTCAGGATGTCATGCTAGGTGAG GTTGGTCACTGGGTTTTTTGGAGCCAGAAGCGGCAGCACTGCAAGTTTCCTGGCTTCACGGGAATCTGCATGACGCACTGCTCGAAGTGTGGGAACCACCTTTGCTACACAAGCAAGAACAATTGCTTCTTTTTGTTCCACACTAAAACATGA